The following are encoded together in the Salvelinus alpinus chromosome 29, SLU_Salpinus.1, whole genome shotgun sequence genome:
- the LOC139558812 gene encoding CUGBP Elav-like family member 3 isoform X3, protein MKEADAIKLFIGQIPRNLEEKDLKPIFEQFGKIYELTVIKDKYTGMHKGCAFLTYCERESALKAQNALHEQKTLPGMNRPIQVKPADSEGRGDRKLFVGMLGKQQSDADVRKMFEAFGNIEECTVLRGPDGTSKGCAFVKYQNNAEAAAAISTLHGSRTLPGASSSLVVKFADSEKERGIRRMQQVASQLGVISPMTLHLGAYNAYTQALVQQQALVAQSAYLSPVSTITMQQLAALNPSSLIATPITSLTTSSGTSTPPTMAATPVPALPPPLSYPPVPAPPNGQSASETLYTNGVHSYQAQTPVLDPLQQAYAGMQHYTGGTVVSPFESLKFPGGNFRFEMPSQQSLMFTYANTPTATYPSAYGMVGQPFPHQHTMVAQQHQQPQQLQQREGPEGCNIFIYHLPQEFSDSEMLQMFVPFGNVISAKVFVDRATNQSKCFGFVSFDNPSSAQTAIQAMNGFQIGMKRLKVQLKRPKDANRPY, encoded by the exons ATGAAGGAGGCCGACGCAATCAAGCTCTTCATTGGGCAGATACCCCGGAATCTTGAGGAGAAGGACTTGAAACCGATCTTCGAACAGTTCGGGAAAATCTATGAGTTGACAGTGATAAAGGACAAATACACGGGGATGCACAAAG GCTGTGCCTTCCTGACATACTGCGAACGAGAGTCTGCCCTCAAGGCCCAGAATGCACTGCACGAGCAGAAGACGCTACCAGGG ATGAACCGGCCCATTCAAGTAAAGCCAGCAGACAGCGAGGGCAGAGGGG ACAGGAAGCTGTTTGTGGGCATGCTGGGGAAGCAGCAGTCTGATGCGGACGTGAGGAAGATGTTTGAGGCGTTTGGGAACATTGAAGAGTGCACTGTGCTCCGCGGCCCTGACGGCACTAGCAAAG GCTGTGCCTTTGTGAAGTACCAGAACAACGCAGAGGCTGCGGCAGCCATCAGCACTCTGCATGGGAGCCGCACTCTAccg GGTGCCTCTTCCAGCCTGGTGGTGAAGTTCGCCGACTCTGAGAAGGAGCGAGGGATAAGGCGCATGCAGCAGGTGGCGTCCCAGCTGGGGGTCATCAGTCCCATGACCTTGCACCTCGGGGCTTACAATGCCTACACACAGGCA CTGGTGCAGCAGCAGGCTCTGGTGGCCCAGTCGGCGTACTTGTCACCTGTGTCCACCATCACCATGCAGCAGTTGGCTGCCCTCAACCCGAGCAGCCTCATTGCCACGCCCATCACATCACTCACTACATCCTCAG GTACCAGCACTCCGCCCACCATGGCAGCCACACCGGTGCCTGCTCTGCCTCCACCACTCAGCTACCCTCCAGTCCCAGCTCCACCCAATGGACAGTCAGCGTCTGAAACCCTGTACACCAATGGAGTTCATTCTTACCAAG ctcaaaCTCCAGTTTTGGATCCTCTTCAGCAAGCGTACGCAGGGATGCAGCACTACACAGGTGGGACAGTAGTGAGTCCATTTGAGTCCTTAAAATTTCCTGGAGGGAATTTTAGGTTTGAAATGCCCTCGCAACAGTCCTTAATGTTTACTTATGCGAACACACCCACAGCAACTTACCCTTCTGCCTATGGAATGGTGGGGCAGCCATTCCCACACCAACACACAATGGTTGCGCAGCAACATCAGCAGCCTCAGCAACTGCAGCAACGAGAAG GGCCCGAGGGGTGTAACATCTTCATCTATCACCTGCCTCAGGAGTTCTCTGACTCTGAGATGCTGCAAATGTTCGTCCCCTTCGGCAACGTCATCTCAGCGAAGGTCTTTGTTGACCGCGCCACCAATCAGAGCAAGTGCTTTG GTTTTGTGAGTTTTGACAACCCGTCCAGTGCTCAGACGGCAATTCAGGCCATGAATGGTTTCCAGATTGGCATGAAGAGGCTCAAGGTGCAGCTCAAGAGGCCCAAGGATGCCAACCGACCCTACTAA
- the LOC139558812 gene encoding CUGBP Elav-like family member 3 isoform X5 — MKEADAIKLFIGQIPRNLEEKDLKPIFEQFGKIYELTVIKDKYTGMHKGCAFLTYCERESALKAQNALHEQKTLPGMNRPIQVKPADSEGRGDRKLFVGMLGKQQSDADVRKMFEAFGNIEECTVLRGPDGTSKGCAFVKYQNNAEAAAAISTLHGSRTLPGASSSLVVKFADSEKERGIRRMQQVASQLGVISPMTLHLGAYNAYTQALVQQQALVAQSAYLSPVSTITMQQLAALNPSSLIATPITSLTTSSGTSTPPTMAATPVPALPPPLSYPPVPAPPNGQSASETLYTNGVHSYQAQTPVLDPLQQAYAGMQHYTATYPSAYGMVGQPFPHQHTMVAQQHQQPQQLQQREGPEGCNIFIYHLPQEFSDSEMLQMFVPFGNVISAKVFVDRATNQSKCFGFVSFDNPSSAQTAIQAMNGFQIGMKRLKVQLKRPKDANRPY, encoded by the exons ATGAAGGAGGCCGACGCAATCAAGCTCTTCATTGGGCAGATACCCCGGAATCTTGAGGAGAAGGACTTGAAACCGATCTTCGAACAGTTCGGGAAAATCTATGAGTTGACAGTGATAAAGGACAAATACACGGGGATGCACAAAG GCTGTGCCTTCCTGACATACTGCGAACGAGAGTCTGCCCTCAAGGCCCAGAATGCACTGCACGAGCAGAAGACGCTACCAGGG ATGAACCGGCCCATTCAAGTAAAGCCAGCAGACAGCGAGGGCAGAGGGG ACAGGAAGCTGTTTGTGGGCATGCTGGGGAAGCAGCAGTCTGATGCGGACGTGAGGAAGATGTTTGAGGCGTTTGGGAACATTGAAGAGTGCACTGTGCTCCGCGGCCCTGACGGCACTAGCAAAG GCTGTGCCTTTGTGAAGTACCAGAACAACGCAGAGGCTGCGGCAGCCATCAGCACTCTGCATGGGAGCCGCACTCTAccg GGTGCCTCTTCCAGCCTGGTGGTGAAGTTCGCCGACTCTGAGAAGGAGCGAGGGATAAGGCGCATGCAGCAGGTGGCGTCCCAGCTGGGGGTCATCAGTCCCATGACCTTGCACCTCGGGGCTTACAATGCCTACACACAGGCA CTGGTGCAGCAGCAGGCTCTGGTGGCCCAGTCGGCGTACTTGTCACCTGTGTCCACCATCACCATGCAGCAGTTGGCTGCCCTCAACCCGAGCAGCCTCATTGCCACGCCCATCACATCACTCACTACATCCTCAG GTACCAGCACTCCGCCCACCATGGCAGCCACACCGGTGCCTGCTCTGCCTCCACCACTCAGCTACCCTCCAGTCCCAGCTCCACCCAATGGACAGTCAGCGTCTGAAACCCTGTACACCAATGGAGTTCATTCTTACCAAG ctcaaaCTCCAGTTTTGGATCCTCTTCAGCAAGCGTACGCAGGGATGCAGCACTACACAG CAACTTACCCTTCTGCCTATGGAATGGTGGGGCAGCCATTCCCACACCAACACACAATGGTTGCGCAGCAACATCAGCAGCCTCAGCAACTGCAGCAACGAGAAG GGCCCGAGGGGTGTAACATCTTCATCTATCACCTGCCTCAGGAGTTCTCTGACTCTGAGATGCTGCAAATGTTCGTCCCCTTCGGCAACGTCATCTCAGCGAAGGTCTTTGTTGACCGCGCCACCAATCAGAGCAAGTGCTTTG GTTTTGTGAGTTTTGACAACCCGTCCAGTGCTCAGACGGCAATTCAGGCCATGAATGGTTTCCAGATTGGCATGAAGAGGCTCAAGGTGCAGCTCAAGAGGCCCAAGGATGCCAACCGACCCTACTAA
- the LOC139558812 gene encoding CUGBP Elav-like family member 3 isoform X4, with protein MKEADAIKLFIGQIPRNLEEKDLKPIFEQFGKIYELTVIKDKYTGMHKGCAFLTYCERESALKAQNALHEQKTLPGMNRPIQVKPADSEGRGEDRKLFVGMLGKQQSDADVRKMFEAFGNIEECTVLRGPDGTSKGCAFVKYQNNAEAAAAISTLHGSRTLPGASSSLVVKFADSEKERGIRRMQQVASQLGVISPMTLHLGAYNAYTQALVQQQALVAQSAYLSPVSTITMQQLAALNPSSLIATPITSLTTSSGTSTPPTMAATPVPALPPPLSYPPVPAPPNGQSASETLYTNGVHSYQAQTPVLDPLQQAYAGMQHYTATYPSAYGMVGQPFPHQHTMVAQQHQQPQQLQQREGPEGCNIFIYHLPQEFSDSEMLQMFVPFGNVISAKVFVDRATNQSKCFGFVSFDNPSSAQTAIQAMNGFQIGMKRLKVQLKRPKDANRPY; from the exons ATGAAGGAGGCCGACGCAATCAAGCTCTTCATTGGGCAGATACCCCGGAATCTTGAGGAGAAGGACTTGAAACCGATCTTCGAACAGTTCGGGAAAATCTATGAGTTGACAGTGATAAAGGACAAATACACGGGGATGCACAAAG GCTGTGCCTTCCTGACATACTGCGAACGAGAGTCTGCCCTCAAGGCCCAGAATGCACTGCACGAGCAGAAGACGCTACCAGGG ATGAACCGGCCCATTCAAGTAAAGCCAGCAGACAGCGAGGGCAGAGGGG AAGACAGGAAGCTGTTTGTGGGCATGCTGGGGAAGCAGCAGTCTGATGCGGACGTGAGGAAGATGTTTGAGGCGTTTGGGAACATTGAAGAGTGCACTGTGCTCCGCGGCCCTGACGGCACTAGCAAAG GCTGTGCCTTTGTGAAGTACCAGAACAACGCAGAGGCTGCGGCAGCCATCAGCACTCTGCATGGGAGCCGCACTCTAccg GGTGCCTCTTCCAGCCTGGTGGTGAAGTTCGCCGACTCTGAGAAGGAGCGAGGGATAAGGCGCATGCAGCAGGTGGCGTCCCAGCTGGGGGTCATCAGTCCCATGACCTTGCACCTCGGGGCTTACAATGCCTACACACAGGCA CTGGTGCAGCAGCAGGCTCTGGTGGCCCAGTCGGCGTACTTGTCACCTGTGTCCACCATCACCATGCAGCAGTTGGCTGCCCTCAACCCGAGCAGCCTCATTGCCACGCCCATCACATCACTCACTACATCCTCAG GTACCAGCACTCCGCCCACCATGGCAGCCACACCGGTGCCTGCTCTGCCTCCACCACTCAGCTACCCTCCAGTCCCAGCTCCACCCAATGGACAGTCAGCGTCTGAAACCCTGTACACCAATGGAGTTCATTCTTACCAAG ctcaaaCTCCAGTTTTGGATCCTCTTCAGCAAGCGTACGCAGGGATGCAGCACTACACAG CAACTTACCCTTCTGCCTATGGAATGGTGGGGCAGCCATTCCCACACCAACACACAATGGTTGCGCAGCAACATCAGCAGCCTCAGCAACTGCAGCAACGAGAAG GGCCCGAGGGGTGTAACATCTTCATCTATCACCTGCCTCAGGAGTTCTCTGACTCTGAGATGCTGCAAATGTTCGTCCCCTTCGGCAACGTCATCTCAGCGAAGGTCTTTGTTGACCGCGCCACCAATCAGAGCAAGTGCTTTG GTTTTGTGAGTTTTGACAACCCGTCCAGTGCTCAGACGGCAATTCAGGCCATGAATGGTTTCCAGATTGGCATGAAGAGGCTCAAGGTGCAGCTCAAGAGGCCCAAGGATGCCAACCGACCCTACTAA
- the LOC139558812 gene encoding CUGBP Elav-like family member 3 isoform X2 — MKEADAIKLFIGQIPRNLEEKDLKPIFEQFGKIYELTVIKDKYTGMHKGCAFLTYCERESALKAQNALHEQKTLPGMNRPIQVKPADSEGRGEDRKLFVGMLGKQQSDADVRKMFEAFGNIEECTVLRGPDGTSKGCAFVKYQNNAEAAAAISTLHGSRTLPGASSSLVVKFADSEKERGIRRMQQVASQLGVISPMTLHLGAYNAYTQALVQQQALVAQSAYLSPVSTITMQQLAALNPSSLIATPITSLTTSSGTSTPPTMAATPVPALPPPLSYPPVPAPPNGQSASETLYTNGVHSYQAQTPVLDPLQQAYAGMQHYTGGTVVSPFESLKFPGGNFRFEMPSQQSLMFTYANTPTATYPSAYGMVGQPFPHQHTMVAQQHQQPQQLQQREGPEGCNIFIYHLPQEFSDSEMLQMFVPFGNVISAKVFVDRATNQSKCFGFVSFDNPSSAQTAIQAMNGFQIGMKRLKVQLKRPKDANRPY; from the exons ATGAAGGAGGCCGACGCAATCAAGCTCTTCATTGGGCAGATACCCCGGAATCTTGAGGAGAAGGACTTGAAACCGATCTTCGAACAGTTCGGGAAAATCTATGAGTTGACAGTGATAAAGGACAAATACACGGGGATGCACAAAG GCTGTGCCTTCCTGACATACTGCGAACGAGAGTCTGCCCTCAAGGCCCAGAATGCACTGCACGAGCAGAAGACGCTACCAGGG ATGAACCGGCCCATTCAAGTAAAGCCAGCAGACAGCGAGGGCAGAGGGG AAGACAGGAAGCTGTTTGTGGGCATGCTGGGGAAGCAGCAGTCTGATGCGGACGTGAGGAAGATGTTTGAGGCGTTTGGGAACATTGAAGAGTGCACTGTGCTCCGCGGCCCTGACGGCACTAGCAAAG GCTGTGCCTTTGTGAAGTACCAGAACAACGCAGAGGCTGCGGCAGCCATCAGCACTCTGCATGGGAGCCGCACTCTAccg GGTGCCTCTTCCAGCCTGGTGGTGAAGTTCGCCGACTCTGAGAAGGAGCGAGGGATAAGGCGCATGCAGCAGGTGGCGTCCCAGCTGGGGGTCATCAGTCCCATGACCTTGCACCTCGGGGCTTACAATGCCTACACACAGGCA CTGGTGCAGCAGCAGGCTCTGGTGGCCCAGTCGGCGTACTTGTCACCTGTGTCCACCATCACCATGCAGCAGTTGGCTGCCCTCAACCCGAGCAGCCTCATTGCCACGCCCATCACATCACTCACTACATCCTCAG GTACCAGCACTCCGCCCACCATGGCAGCCACACCGGTGCCTGCTCTGCCTCCACCACTCAGCTACCCTCCAGTCCCAGCTCCACCCAATGGACAGTCAGCGTCTGAAACCCTGTACACCAATGGAGTTCATTCTTACCAAG ctcaaaCTCCAGTTTTGGATCCTCTTCAGCAAGCGTACGCAGGGATGCAGCACTACACAGGTGGGACAGTAGTGAGTCCATTTGAGTCCTTAAAATTTCCTGGAGGGAATTTTAGGTTTGAAATGCCCTCGCAACAGTCCTTAATGTTTACTTATGCGAACACACCCACAGCAACTTACCCTTCTGCCTATGGAATGGTGGGGCAGCCATTCCCACACCAACACACAATGGTTGCGCAGCAACATCAGCAGCCTCAGCAACTGCAGCAACGAGAAG GGCCCGAGGGGTGTAACATCTTCATCTATCACCTGCCTCAGGAGTTCTCTGACTCTGAGATGCTGCAAATGTTCGTCCCCTTCGGCAACGTCATCTCAGCGAAGGTCTTTGTTGACCGCGCCACCAATCAGAGCAAGTGCTTTG GTTTTGTGAGTTTTGACAACCCGTCCAGTGCTCAGACGGCAATTCAGGCCATGAATGGTTTCCAGATTGGCATGAAGAGGCTCAAGGTGCAGCTCAAGAGGCCCAAGGATGCCAACCGACCCTACTAA